The following DNA comes from Gammaproteobacteria bacterium.
AACGTGATTCGGAACGTTCTGTTGCACCCTTGTTGGCTGCACAGGATGCCATCACTATTGATACCAGTGATATTGACCTTGAGGCGAGTATAGATCAGGTACAGGCTGCCATTAATAAGTGCCTCTCCTGATCGGGCCGTTAGAGTGAAATAAATTGATAAGTGACGTATAATGTTGTTTTTTATAAGGTCTCTGGAATCTTTATTGGGTTTTCAGGGTTTTTTTAACAAGCCATGAATTGATCTGGCTTATAACAAGTGAACCTTTCAAGTTGTTTCGGGTTCAAGGAAAGTGGTTAACATGAGCGAAAGCTTTGCAGAATTATTTGAAGAGAGTCTTGCCAAACAGGAGATGCGTCCTGGTTCCATCATGACCGGTATTGTGATGGATATACGTGGCGATGTTGTTATCGTTAATGCAGGACTGAAATCGGAAGGTGTGATTCCGGTTGAGGAATTTTACAATGATCAAGGGCAACTGGAACTGGCGATTGGTGACAGTGTTGAAGTTGCTCTGGATTCCGTCGAGGATGGCTATGGTGAAACCAAGTTGTCTCGTGAAAAGGCGAAACGTGCGCGTGCATGGATCGTATTACAGGAAGCCTTTGATAAGGAAGAAATCGTTAAGGGTGTTATCAGTGGCAAGGTTAAGGGTGGCTTCACGGTTGATGTGAGTGATATTCGTGCCTTCCTGCCGGGTTCACTGGTTGATGTGCGTCCTGTTCGTGATACTTCTTATCTTGAAGGCAAGGAACTTGAATTTAAAGTTATTAAGCTGGATCAGAAACGTAATAACGTGGTTGTTTCCCGTCGTGCCGTTGTTGAGTCAGAATACAGTGCTGATCGTGAAGAGCTGCTGAATAGTCTGCAAGAAGGTATTGTTGTTAAGGGTATCGTCAAGAACCTGACCGAATACGGTGTATTCGTTGATCTGGGTGGTATTGATGGTCTGTTACATATTACCGATATGGCATGGAAGCGCGTTAAACATCCTTCCGAGATTGTTAATGTCGGCGATGAGATTGACGTTAAGGTGCTCAAGTTTGATCGTGAGAAGGTTCGCGTATCACTGGGTCTGAAACAGCTGGGTCAGGATCCATGGTCTGATCTGATGCGTCGTTATCCTGAGAATACACGTCTGTTCGGTAAGGTAACCAATATTGCTGATTATGGTTGCTTTGTTGAAATCGAAGAGGGTGTTGAAGGCCTGGTTCACGTCTCAGAAATGGATTGGACAAACAAGAATATCAACCCGGCTAAACTGGTTCATATTAGCCAGGAAGTCGAAGTTATGGTGTTGGATATCGACGAAGAACGTCGTCGTATCTCTCTGGGTATGAAGCAATGTTATGCTAACCCATGGGAAGAATTCTCAGCAACTCATAATAAGGGTGACGCGGTATCCGGTGTTATTAAGTCAATCACCGATTTTGGTATCTTTGTTGGTCTGAATGGTGGCATTGATGGTCTGGTTCATCTGTCTGACATCTCCTGGGATGTGGAAGGTGAAGATGCGGTAAGAGATTACAAGAAGGGTGACACGGTTGAAGCCGTTGTGCTGGCAGTTGATCCAGAACGTGAACGTATCTCCCTGGGTGTTAAACAGTTGGGTAAAGATCCATTCTCTGATTTTGTTGCCGCGAATGCTAAGGGTGCCATTGTTAAGGGTACCGTTAAAGAGGTTGATGCCAAGGCCGCTATTATTGATCTGGGTGATGGTATCGACGGTATATTACGTGCCTCGGAACTTGCCCGTGATCGTGTTGAAGATGCACGCACTGTACTGACCGTGGGTGATGAGATTGAGGCTCGCTTTATGGGTGTTGATCGCAAGAATCGTTCAATCAGTCTCTCGGTTAAGGCTAAAGAGAATGCTGAGGAAGCGAAGGCTGTTGAAGATTATGGCCGTGCAGCGAGCAATGCGACCGCAACTTTGGGTGATATCTTTAAAGAACAGATGGAAGGTAACGATAAGTAACCGTTATTTGTTTTTTTAATTAAGATTGATTATATATTCAGGATGTAAGGAATGACAAAGTCAGAACTGATTGAAATGCTTGCAAGCAAGAATACACATCTTAATTGCAAGGATGTTGAATTGGCTGTTAAAGGTTTGTTAGAGCAGATGAGTCAGGCTTTAGCAACGGGTGACCGGATAGAGATACGAGGGTTTGGTAGCTTTTCATTACACTACCGTCCTCCTCGGATAGGACGTAATCCGAAGTCCGGTGATTCGGTTTCATTGCCTGCCAAGTATGTCCCTCACTTTAAGCCAGGTAAGGAATTGCGTGAACGTGTCAATGCAGGCATGCATGAAAAACCTGTTTCCTGAATATAATAATGTGAATACTCCGAACCCTGGTTCGGAGTATTTTTTTGTGCGTGAATTATGATGCGTATTATTGGTAATATAATCCTCTTTGTTTTAATGATTGTGGCCGCTGCCTTTGCAATTATTAATGCCGATTTAATTCAATTAAATTATTTTATTGGTCATATCAAGGTGCCACTGGCGCTGGTTTTAATTATCACTTTTATTGCCGGTGCGCTAATGGCGGTATTATTTAACCTGTCTGGCATGATTAGGCTGAAACGTGAAAACAAGCGTCTACAGAAAAAGACCGTCAAGCACCAGCAGGAACAACAGCATCTGTTGACTTCACAAGACCCAAAGTTGCCTTAGGTAATGAATCACTGCTGTTCCGTTAAGGGTTTATTTGCTTGCTGTAATCACATGATATTCATCGAAAAAAACATGCCTGGAAAGTTTGAGCCATGAATCACGTTTCTCTACCAGAGA
Coding sequences within:
- a CDS encoding LapA family protein, with amino-acid sequence MMRIIGNIILFVLMIVAAAFAIINADLIQLNYFIGHIKVPLALVLIITFIAGALMAVLFNLSGMIRLKRENKRLQKKTVKHQQEQQHLLTSQDPKLP
- a CDS encoding integration host factor subunit beta is translated as MTKSELIEMLASKNTHLNCKDVELAVKGLLEQMSQALATGDRIEIRGFGSFSLHYRPPRIGRNPKSGDSVSLPAKYVPHFKPGKELRERVNAGMHEKPVS
- the rpsA gene encoding 30S ribosomal protein S1, translating into MSESFAELFEESLAKQEMRPGSIMTGIVMDIRGDVVIVNAGLKSEGVIPVEEFYNDQGQLELAIGDSVEVALDSVEDGYGETKLSREKAKRARAWIVLQEAFDKEEIVKGVISGKVKGGFTVDVSDIRAFLPGSLVDVRPVRDTSYLEGKELEFKVIKLDQKRNNVVVSRRAVVESEYSADREELLNSLQEGIVVKGIVKNLTEYGVFVDLGGIDGLLHITDMAWKRVKHPSEIVNVGDEIDVKVLKFDREKVRVSLGLKQLGQDPWSDLMRRYPENTRLFGKVTNIADYGCFVEIEEGVEGLVHVSEMDWTNKNINPAKLVHISQEVEVMVLDIDEERRRISLGMKQCYANPWEEFSATHNKGDAVSGVIKSITDFGIFVGLNGGIDGLVHLSDISWDVEGEDAVRDYKKGDTVEAVVLAVDPERERISLGVKQLGKDPFSDFVAANAKGAIVKGTVKEVDAKAAIIDLGDGIDGILRASELARDRVEDARTVLTVGDEIEARFMGVDRKNRSISLSVKAKENAEEAKAVEDYGRAASNATATLGDIFKEQMEGNDK